From Pectinophora gossypiella chromosome 16, ilPecGoss1.1, whole genome shotgun sequence, one genomic window encodes:
- the LOC126373949 gene encoding ATPase family AAA domain-containing protein 2-like isoform X1 yields MVKTRRSNGENGEVDEGHDTLNDVGSVSDEKASNCSPRELRSSQYKVTRKIQRWPTKYRERRLRAIKMSRIVFPESDTEPEKYSKRSRKVRVFFADDNDSTNRSVARIRRSRGARKNSLEDSEDKPQIQQNVRRSCRKRKLLHHNFNESWITNELKVKGYPDLYGYPGFSSSDEFSSGEDARGRSKKLSHSHPPTNTDEDTQLSRQRRTSARFSNKKVLMNDESDSEDENNQTVIEKKPVAVVEKKEEENMDVEDAENKGEEKKTELEAPVEQDSESNQGPARSTRGRGRRRQKKEDSQETASESSSSESGSEITLTRQPRRSKRTRKPKPAFVQIAQRETRGRAKTFTIRKKPYSLRERKPKILRRKTIRSQSPSSSTSSSSSSGSDIEEDLNVSMKNKSKGRQKTKALSDDKKKDDRALRDIQPVTVDGSVRFTSVGGLEEHIKCLREMVLFPLMYPDLFAKFNTRPAKGVLFHGPPGTGKTLLARALANECSLVGGRKVSFFMRKGADCLKKWVGESERNLKLLFQQANKMKPSIIFFDEIDALAPVRSVRQDQVHTSVVGTLLAEMDGLCDRGEVVIIGATNRLDAVDPALRRAGRFDRELHFAPPPAAARRDILHIYTKGWAPPPTDHTLDYIADATSGYGGSDLKALCSEAVLKALRRVYPQVYESEHALIIDTKNVEVTKQDMVEAMRSLVAAGARSCPLAARALPPAAAPLLAAQLDAAAAMMRAAFPPPARRGHADATPAVLLISGECAETYIAPALLAQLERCTVKELNMATLHSVHSFTQEQAIISLFSECRRADGGCVLFVRDVAAVWAALAAGPGAALLRQLWRTQAAGADTLLLATCSGGYDQLPPELHELFPLYKDCVYHVRQASAAEVISFLKPVITEAPLEPPIVEHNEPPPPLPRAPPPPPPRESAEEVARRKRKEDYKLRELRIFLRDICRKLASNRRFYKFTKPVDLEEVTDYLDIIKQPMDLETMMTKVDMHKYNCAKEFLDDIDLICANALEYNPDRTSSDKQIRHEACSLRDHAHALIDVEMDSDFELECQDIARKRQQEGDMDNDLPDFIYTASNLQITAQSIEGTPDNKAARTSQNGEKSECQSAKRKRRRMNAWSKGLVVKRPKTTPKNCKDASMVITDEESKENKPITSTPLPNGDALVTSSSCSDDDAPLRRPHDDSMFSISAHATVNNHVLDSPAKSTEKSPTKASPKKRNSGHDVASESDKVLINKTELDNVLYKNAKALRSIGLEPLLELHAELSKAVHAYTELRDRTRLPQELHAIVARYVQLARK; encoded by the exons ATGGTGAAAACCCGTCGCAGTAACGGAGAGAACGGAGAGGTTGACGAGGGGCATGACACCCTCAACGACGTTGGCAGCGTGTCTGATGAGAAG GCATCAAACTGCTCACCGCGTGAGCTCCGGAGTAGTCAGTACAAAGTGACAAGGAAAATACAACGCTGGCCAACAAAAT ATCGCGAACGCAGACTTCGTGCCATCAAGATGTCTCGAATAGTCTTCCCTGAGAGTGACACTGAGCCTGAGAAATATTCTAAAAG ATCGCGAAAGGTGCGCGTGTTCTTCGCTGACGACAACGACTCTACGAACCGCAGCGTCGCGCGCATCCGACGCAGCCGCGGTGCGCGCAAGAACTCTCTAGAAGACAGCGAGGATAAACCGCAGATACAGCAGA ATGTTAGAAGAAGTTGTCGCAAACGCAAGCTGCTGCATCACAACTTCAACGAGAGTTGGATCACCAACGAGCTGAAGGTCAAAGGCTACCCGGACCTGTACGGGTACCCCGGGTTCAGCTCGTCAGATGAATTCTCGTCCGGAGAAGATGCCAGGGGCCGCAGCAAGAAACTG AGTCACAGTCACCCCCCAACCAACACCGACGAGGACACGCAACTGTCCCGCCAGCGCAGGACCTCCGCTCGATTCTCCAACAAGAAAGTTCTTATGAAT GATGAATCAGATTCAGAAGACGAGAACAATCAGACGGTGATAGAGAAGAAGCCGGTAGCAGTAGTagagaagaaagaagaagagaatATGGACGTAGAGGACGCAGAGAACAAGGGAGAAGAGAAGAAGACCGAGCTTGAGGCGCCCGTGGAGCAAGACAGCGAGAG CAATCAAGGCCCTGCTAGGTCAACAAGAGGCAGAGGAAGGCGAAGACAGAAGAAGGAGGATAGTCAGGAAACAG CCTcggaatcatcatcatcggaGTCGGGCAGCGAAATCACACTGACGCGGCAGCCGCGACGCTCTAAGCGCACGCGCAAGCCCAAGCCCGCCTTCGTGCAGATCGCCCAGCGGGAAACTAGGGGCAGAG CAAAAACATTCACCATCAGAAAGAAACCTTATTCTTTAAGAGAGAGGAAGCCCAAAATACTTCGAAGAAAGACTATtcgat CTCAATCGCCATCGAGCAGTACCAGCAGCAGTAGTTCCTCCGGCTCCGACATAGAGGAGGACCTCAATGTCTCCATGAAGAACAAGTCTAAGGGCAG ACAAAAAACCAAGGCGTTATCAGATGACAAGAAGAAAGACGACAGGGCGTTACGAGACATTCAACCTGTGACCGTCGATGGCAGTGTTAGATTTACTTCG GTCGGCGGTCTAGAAGAGCACATAAAGTGCTTACGCGAGATGGTTTTATTTCCACTGATGTACCCGGACCTCTTCGCAAAGTTCAACACTAGGCCGGCCAAGGGTGTGTTGTTCCACGGCCCTCCGGGCACTGGGAAGACGTTACTGGCGCGAGCTCTAGCCAACGAGTGCAGTCTAGTTGGCGGAAGGAAGGTCTCCTTCTTCATGAGGAAAGGAGCCGATTGTTTGAAGAAATGGGTTGGGGAGAGCGAGAGGAATCTGAAGCTGCTGTTTCAACAG GCGAACAAGATGAAGCCGTCAATAATATTCTTCGACGAGATCGATGCGCTGGCGCCGGTGCGGTCGGTGCGGCAGGACCAGGTGCACACCAGCGTCGTCGGCACCCTGCTGGCGGAAATGGACGGGCTCTGTGACAG GGGAGAAGTGGTGATAATCGGCGCCACCAACCGCCTGGACGCGGTGGACCCCGCGCTGCGCCGCGCCGGCCGCTTCGACCGCGAGCTGCACttcgcgccgccgcccgccgccgcccgcaGGGACATCCTGCACATATACACCAAGGGCTGGGCGCCGCCGCCCACCGACCACACGCTGGACTACATCGCGGACGCTACCAGCGGGTATGGAG GTTCGGATCTCAAAGCGTTGTGTTCAGAAGCAGTATTAAAAGCATTGAGGCGGGTGTACCCGCAAGTGTACGAGAGTGAACATGCGCTGATCATTGATACCAAAAAT GTGGAAGTAACGAAGCAAGACATGGTGGAGGCGATGCGGTCGCTGGTGGCGGCGGGCGCGCGCTCGTGCCCGCtggcggcgcgggcgctgcCGCCGGCCGCGGCGCCGCTGCTGGCGGCGCAGCtggacgccgccgccgccatgaTGCGCGCCGCCTTCCCGCCGCCCGCCCGCCGGGG ACACGCAGACGCGACTCCTGCTGTACTACTGATAAGCGGCGAGTGCGCCGAGACGTACATCGCGCCGGCCCTGCTCGCCCAGCTGGAGCGCTGCACCGTGAAGGAGCTCAACATGGCCACGCTGCACTCCGTCCACTCGTTCACGCAGGAGCAGGCCATCATATCG TTGTTCTCGGAGTGCCGCCGCGCGGATGGTGGCTGCGTGCTGTTCGTGCGGGACGTGGCGGCCGTGTGGGCGGCGCTGGCGGCCGGGCCGGGGGCCGCGCTGCTGCGCCAGCTGTGGCGCACGCAAGCGGCCGGCGCAGACACGCTGCTGCTGGCCACCTGCAGCGGCGGATACGACCAGCTGCCGCCAGAG CTCCACGAGCTATTCCCGCTGTACAAAGACTGCGTGTACCACGTGCGGCAGGCGAGCGCGGCCGAGGTCATCAGCTTCCTGAAGCCGGTCATCACGGAGGCGCCGCTCGAGCCGCCCATAGTGGAGCACAACGAGCCGCCGCCGCCACTGCCGCGGG cgcccccgccgccgccgccgcgagaGAGCGCGGAGGAGGTAGCGCGGCGCAAGCGCAAGGAGGACTACAAGCTGCGCGAGCTGCGGATCTTCCTGCGCGACATCTGCCGCAAGCTCGCCTCCAACCGACGATTCTATAAGTTCACTAAGCCTGTGGACTTGGAGGAG GTAACAGATTACCTAGATATAATAAAACAGCCGATGGATCTCGAGACGATGATGACTAAGGTGGACATGCATAAGTATAACTGCGCCAAAGAGTTTCTCGACGACATCGatcttatatgcgcaaacgcaTTGGAGTATAATCCTGATAG GACGTCATCAGACAAGCAGATCCGTCATGAGGCGTGTTCGTTGCGCGACCATGCGCACGCGCTGATCGACGTGGAGATGGACAGCGACTTCGAGCTAGAGTGCCAGGACATCGCACGCAAGCGGCAGCAGGAGGGCGACATGGACAATGACCTGCCCGACTTTATTTATACCGCATCTAACTTGC AAATAACAGCGCAAAGCATCGAGGGCACTCCAGACAACAAAGCTGCGCGGACGTCGCAGAACGGTGAAAAGAGCGAGTGCCAGTCTGCCAAACGCAAGCGCAGAAGAATGAACGCATGGTCCAAAGGATTGGTTGTCAAGAGGCCCAAAACTACGCCAAAG AACTGCAAAGACGCGAGCATGGTGATAACGGACGAGGAATCTAAAGAGAACAAGCCGATTACGTCGACGCCGCTGCCCAACGGCGACGCGCTGGTGACGTCATCGTCGTGCTCGGACGACGACGCGCCGCTGCGGCGCCCGCACGACGACTCCATGTTCAGCATCAGTGCGCACGCGACCGTCAACAACCACGTGCTCGATAG CCCAGCAAAATCAACTGAGAAGTCGCCTACGAAGGCATCACCAAAGAAAAGAAATTCTGGCCACGACGTAGCCAGTG AATCGGACAAAGTACTGATAAACAAGACTGAGTTAGACAACGTGTTATACAAGAACGCGAAGGCGCTGCGCAGTATCGGGTTGGAGCCTCTGTTGGAGTTGCATGCGGAGCTGAGCAAGGCTGTGCACGCGTACACGGAATTACGCGATCGCACGCGATTGCCACAGGAGCTGCACGCGATCGTCGCTAGGTACGTGCAGCTGGCGAGGAAATGA
- the LOC126373949 gene encoding ATPase family AAA domain-containing protein 2-like isoform X2, with the protein MSRIVFPESDTEPEKYSKRSRKVRVFFADDNDSTNRSVARIRRSRGARKNSLEDSEDKPQIQQNVRRSCRKRKLLHHNFNESWITNELKVKGYPDLYGYPGFSSSDEFSSGEDARGRSKKLSHSHPPTNTDEDTQLSRQRRTSARFSNKKVLMNDESDSEDENNQTVIEKKPVAVVEKKEEENMDVEDAENKGEEKKTELEAPVEQDSESNQGPARSTRGRGRRRQKKEDSQETASESSSSESGSEITLTRQPRRSKRTRKPKPAFVQIAQRETRGRAKTFTIRKKPYSLRERKPKILRRKTIRSQSPSSSTSSSSSSGSDIEEDLNVSMKNKSKGRQKTKALSDDKKKDDRALRDIQPVTVDGSVRFTSVGGLEEHIKCLREMVLFPLMYPDLFAKFNTRPAKGVLFHGPPGTGKTLLARALANECSLVGGRKVSFFMRKGADCLKKWVGESERNLKLLFQQANKMKPSIIFFDEIDALAPVRSVRQDQVHTSVVGTLLAEMDGLCDRGEVVIIGATNRLDAVDPALRRAGRFDRELHFAPPPAAARRDILHIYTKGWAPPPTDHTLDYIADATSGYGGSDLKALCSEAVLKALRRVYPQVYESEHALIIDTKNVEVTKQDMVEAMRSLVAAGARSCPLAARALPPAAAPLLAAQLDAAAAMMRAAFPPPARRGHADATPAVLLISGECAETYIAPALLAQLERCTVKELNMATLHSVHSFTQEQAIISLFSECRRADGGCVLFVRDVAAVWAALAAGPGAALLRQLWRTQAAGADTLLLATCSGGYDQLPPELHELFPLYKDCVYHVRQASAAEVISFLKPVITEAPLEPPIVEHNEPPPPLPRAPPPPPPRESAEEVARRKRKEDYKLRELRIFLRDICRKLASNRRFYKFTKPVDLEEVTDYLDIIKQPMDLETMMTKVDMHKYNCAKEFLDDIDLICANALEYNPDRTSSDKQIRHEACSLRDHAHALIDVEMDSDFELECQDIARKRQQEGDMDNDLPDFIYTASNLQITAQSIEGTPDNKAARTSQNGEKSECQSAKRKRRRMNAWSKGLVVKRPKTTPKNCKDASMVITDEESKENKPITSTPLPNGDALVTSSSCSDDDAPLRRPHDDSMFSISAHATVNNHVLDSPAKSTEKSPTKASPKKRNSGHDVASESDKVLINKTELDNVLYKNAKALRSIGLEPLLELHAELSKAVHAYTELRDRTRLPQELHAIVARYVQLARK; encoded by the exons ATGTCTCGAATAGTCTTCCCTGAGAGTGACACTGAGCCTGAGAAATATTCTAAAAG ATCGCGAAAGGTGCGCGTGTTCTTCGCTGACGACAACGACTCTACGAACCGCAGCGTCGCGCGCATCCGACGCAGCCGCGGTGCGCGCAAGAACTCTCTAGAAGACAGCGAGGATAAACCGCAGATACAGCAGA ATGTTAGAAGAAGTTGTCGCAAACGCAAGCTGCTGCATCACAACTTCAACGAGAGTTGGATCACCAACGAGCTGAAGGTCAAAGGCTACCCGGACCTGTACGGGTACCCCGGGTTCAGCTCGTCAGATGAATTCTCGTCCGGAGAAGATGCCAGGGGCCGCAGCAAGAAACTG AGTCACAGTCACCCCCCAACCAACACCGACGAGGACACGCAACTGTCCCGCCAGCGCAGGACCTCCGCTCGATTCTCCAACAAGAAAGTTCTTATGAAT GATGAATCAGATTCAGAAGACGAGAACAATCAGACGGTGATAGAGAAGAAGCCGGTAGCAGTAGTagagaagaaagaagaagagaatATGGACGTAGAGGACGCAGAGAACAAGGGAGAAGAGAAGAAGACCGAGCTTGAGGCGCCCGTGGAGCAAGACAGCGAGAG CAATCAAGGCCCTGCTAGGTCAACAAGAGGCAGAGGAAGGCGAAGACAGAAGAAGGAGGATAGTCAGGAAACAG CCTcggaatcatcatcatcggaGTCGGGCAGCGAAATCACACTGACGCGGCAGCCGCGACGCTCTAAGCGCACGCGCAAGCCCAAGCCCGCCTTCGTGCAGATCGCCCAGCGGGAAACTAGGGGCAGAG CAAAAACATTCACCATCAGAAAGAAACCTTATTCTTTAAGAGAGAGGAAGCCCAAAATACTTCGAAGAAAGACTATtcgat CTCAATCGCCATCGAGCAGTACCAGCAGCAGTAGTTCCTCCGGCTCCGACATAGAGGAGGACCTCAATGTCTCCATGAAGAACAAGTCTAAGGGCAG ACAAAAAACCAAGGCGTTATCAGATGACAAGAAGAAAGACGACAGGGCGTTACGAGACATTCAACCTGTGACCGTCGATGGCAGTGTTAGATTTACTTCG GTCGGCGGTCTAGAAGAGCACATAAAGTGCTTACGCGAGATGGTTTTATTTCCACTGATGTACCCGGACCTCTTCGCAAAGTTCAACACTAGGCCGGCCAAGGGTGTGTTGTTCCACGGCCCTCCGGGCACTGGGAAGACGTTACTGGCGCGAGCTCTAGCCAACGAGTGCAGTCTAGTTGGCGGAAGGAAGGTCTCCTTCTTCATGAGGAAAGGAGCCGATTGTTTGAAGAAATGGGTTGGGGAGAGCGAGAGGAATCTGAAGCTGCTGTTTCAACAG GCGAACAAGATGAAGCCGTCAATAATATTCTTCGACGAGATCGATGCGCTGGCGCCGGTGCGGTCGGTGCGGCAGGACCAGGTGCACACCAGCGTCGTCGGCACCCTGCTGGCGGAAATGGACGGGCTCTGTGACAG GGGAGAAGTGGTGATAATCGGCGCCACCAACCGCCTGGACGCGGTGGACCCCGCGCTGCGCCGCGCCGGCCGCTTCGACCGCGAGCTGCACttcgcgccgccgcccgccgccgcccgcaGGGACATCCTGCACATATACACCAAGGGCTGGGCGCCGCCGCCCACCGACCACACGCTGGACTACATCGCGGACGCTACCAGCGGGTATGGAG GTTCGGATCTCAAAGCGTTGTGTTCAGAAGCAGTATTAAAAGCATTGAGGCGGGTGTACCCGCAAGTGTACGAGAGTGAACATGCGCTGATCATTGATACCAAAAAT GTGGAAGTAACGAAGCAAGACATGGTGGAGGCGATGCGGTCGCTGGTGGCGGCGGGCGCGCGCTCGTGCCCGCtggcggcgcgggcgctgcCGCCGGCCGCGGCGCCGCTGCTGGCGGCGCAGCtggacgccgccgccgccatgaTGCGCGCCGCCTTCCCGCCGCCCGCCCGCCGGGG ACACGCAGACGCGACTCCTGCTGTACTACTGATAAGCGGCGAGTGCGCCGAGACGTACATCGCGCCGGCCCTGCTCGCCCAGCTGGAGCGCTGCACCGTGAAGGAGCTCAACATGGCCACGCTGCACTCCGTCCACTCGTTCACGCAGGAGCAGGCCATCATATCG TTGTTCTCGGAGTGCCGCCGCGCGGATGGTGGCTGCGTGCTGTTCGTGCGGGACGTGGCGGCCGTGTGGGCGGCGCTGGCGGCCGGGCCGGGGGCCGCGCTGCTGCGCCAGCTGTGGCGCACGCAAGCGGCCGGCGCAGACACGCTGCTGCTGGCCACCTGCAGCGGCGGATACGACCAGCTGCCGCCAGAG CTCCACGAGCTATTCCCGCTGTACAAAGACTGCGTGTACCACGTGCGGCAGGCGAGCGCGGCCGAGGTCATCAGCTTCCTGAAGCCGGTCATCACGGAGGCGCCGCTCGAGCCGCCCATAGTGGAGCACAACGAGCCGCCGCCGCCACTGCCGCGGG cgcccccgccgccgccgccgcgagaGAGCGCGGAGGAGGTAGCGCGGCGCAAGCGCAAGGAGGACTACAAGCTGCGCGAGCTGCGGATCTTCCTGCGCGACATCTGCCGCAAGCTCGCCTCCAACCGACGATTCTATAAGTTCACTAAGCCTGTGGACTTGGAGGAG GTAACAGATTACCTAGATATAATAAAACAGCCGATGGATCTCGAGACGATGATGACTAAGGTGGACATGCATAAGTATAACTGCGCCAAAGAGTTTCTCGACGACATCGatcttatatgcgcaaacgcaTTGGAGTATAATCCTGATAG GACGTCATCAGACAAGCAGATCCGTCATGAGGCGTGTTCGTTGCGCGACCATGCGCACGCGCTGATCGACGTGGAGATGGACAGCGACTTCGAGCTAGAGTGCCAGGACATCGCACGCAAGCGGCAGCAGGAGGGCGACATGGACAATGACCTGCCCGACTTTATTTATACCGCATCTAACTTGC AAATAACAGCGCAAAGCATCGAGGGCACTCCAGACAACAAAGCTGCGCGGACGTCGCAGAACGGTGAAAAGAGCGAGTGCCAGTCTGCCAAACGCAAGCGCAGAAGAATGAACGCATGGTCCAAAGGATTGGTTGTCAAGAGGCCCAAAACTACGCCAAAG AACTGCAAAGACGCGAGCATGGTGATAACGGACGAGGAATCTAAAGAGAACAAGCCGATTACGTCGACGCCGCTGCCCAACGGCGACGCGCTGGTGACGTCATCGTCGTGCTCGGACGACGACGCGCCGCTGCGGCGCCCGCACGACGACTCCATGTTCAGCATCAGTGCGCACGCGACCGTCAACAACCACGTGCTCGATAG CCCAGCAAAATCAACTGAGAAGTCGCCTACGAAGGCATCACCAAAGAAAAGAAATTCTGGCCACGACGTAGCCAGTG AATCGGACAAAGTACTGATAAACAAGACTGAGTTAGACAACGTGTTATACAAGAACGCGAAGGCGCTGCGCAGTATCGGGTTGGAGCCTCTGTTGGAGTTGCATGCGGAGCTGAGCAAGGCTGTGCACGCGTACACGGAATTACGCGATCGCACGCGATTGCCACAGGAGCTGCACGCGATCGTCGCTAGGTACGTGCAGCTGGCGAGGAAATGA
- the LOC126374015 gene encoding BLOC-1-related complex subunit 6 has translation MDHNPPEPMSLTADEIDPEETQHKQQGDIDRDIDEEISARMTASYSEISFHSDHGQSSDDTAKAAGPSRPYDLPSENRKQEKIPLNIDGHVRYEGDMTHYVADDLEFKIKLSSPITKRGETPVFGSNSASRSSTPSGKLYRQILAPQIGQIDITVLNDLEYEAQKIAQSVDNLIENLSSILHSNSSLTADNMEVYKDAVGKTCDAMDNNIKSMYTILAKGEEVSQAMVPVQAQAARIAEIKRLLQVFENNF, from the coding sequence ATGGACCACAATCCACCAGAaccaatgtcactaacagcaGATGAAATTGATCCTGAAGAAACACAGCACAAACAACAAGGAGATATTGACAGAGATATTGATGAAGAGATATCAGCTCGGATGACCGCTTCCTACAGTGAAATATCCTTTCATTCTGACCACGGACAGAGTAGTGATGACACTGCCAAAGCAGCTGGCCCATCTAGGCCATACGACTTACCATCAGAGAAcagaaaacaagaaaaaatccCCTTGAACATAGATGGTCACGTCCGATATGAAGGAGATATGACTCACTATGTTGCAGATGATTTAGAATTTAAAATCAAACTGTCTAGTCCAATTACTAAGCGTGGAGAAACCCCAGTGTTTGGCAGCAACAGTGCCTCTCGTTCCAGTACACCTTCAGGGAAACTTTACAGACAGATACTGGCTCCTCAAATAGGTCAAATTGATATAACTGTATTAAATGACTTAGAATATGAGGCTCAAAAAATTGCCCAGTCTGTTGATAACTTAATAGAGAATTTATCAAGCATTTTGCATTCTAATTCCTCTTTAACAGCTGATAACATGGAAGTTTATAAAGATGCTGTGGGGAAAACTTGTGATGCaatggataataatattaagagtATGTACACAATACTTGCTAAGGGTGAGGAAGTCTCTCAAGCAATGGTCCCCGTGCAAGCTCAAGCTGCAAGAATTGCTGAAATCAAAAGACTACTCCAAgtgtttgaaaataatttttaa